The sequence CGCGAGGAGGTTGGCAAGCGCATCATCGGGCAACGCGACGTGCTCGAACACCTGCTTGTCTGCATCCTCGCGGACGGCAACGCCCTCCTCGAGAGCAATCCCGGTCTCGGCAAGACCACGATGGTCCGCACCGTCGCGGACGTGACGGATCTGGACTTTTCGCGGGTGCAGAACACGCCGGACCTGATGCCTTCCGACATCACGGGTACCGAGATCATCCGCGAGTCGGGCGGGGAGCGCGAGTTCGTCTTCGAGAAAGGTCCCATCTTCGCGAACGTCGTCCTCGCGGACGAGATCAACCGAGCGACGCCGAAAACGCAGGCCGCCCTGCTGGAGGCGATGCAGGAGAAACAGGTGACGGCCGCCGGCGAGACCTACGCCCTGCCGCGCCCCTTCTTCGTCCTCGCGACGCAGAACCCCATCGATCAGGAGGGGACGTACCCGTTGCCCGAGGCCCAGACCGACCGCTTCCTCCTGAAACTCGTCCTCGACTACCCGTCCGTCGAGGAGGAACGCGACATCGTCTCGCTCTACACCGAGGGCGGCGAGACGCCCCCCGTCGAGAAGGTGCTCACGCGCGACCAGCTACAGCGGATCCA comes from Haloplanus sp. XH21 and encodes:
- a CDS encoding AAA family ATPase — encoded protein: MSENIDALQQRLERVREEVGKRIIGQRDVLEHLLVCILADGNALLESNPGLGKTTMVRTVADVTDLDFSRVQNTPDLMPSDITGTEIIRESGGEREFVFEKGPIFANVVLADEINRATPKTQAALLEAMQEKQVTAAGETYALPRPFFVLATQNPIDQEGTYPLPEAQTDRFLLKLVLDYPSVEEERDIVSLYTEGGETPPVEKVLTRDQLQRIQSLVSEVPIADDIRDRAIELVRATREVETVEFGASPRASMGLVRTAKARAFLHGRNHVSWEDVESMAPPVLRHRILLDFRAEREGLTTDDVIADLLEQA